The genomic window ATAAAACCAATTAAAATAGAAAATACCTCACTCACTATTGAAGTCCCCAATCAGTTTGTTTATGAAAGACTCGAAAGCAATTATCTGGATCTTTTGCGCAAGGGGATAAAAAAAGCGCTTGGTCCAACAGGTAAATTGGAATATAAGTTGGTCATGCAGGGTATTAAACAAAATAATGCCTCTTCCACCATTAAAAACAACAGCCAAAATCTTGAAAAAATACCGTTGAGTGCTTACAACCCGTTTGTAATCCCCGGTATTAGAGATTATAAAATCGACTCAAACCTGAATGAAAATTATACTTTCGATAATTTTATTGAAGGTGATTGTAATCGGGTGGCCAGACAGGCGGGTATCAATATCACCAAGAATCCTGGAAAGCTGTTCAATCCTCTGATAGCATATGGGGACACAGGTCTAGGTAAAACCCATTTGGCTCATGCTATTGGGAATGGATTACTCAAGAATTTTCCAGATTTTAAGGTTGTATACATCAGTACAGATAAATTTACCAATCAATTTATCTTGGCTGTAAAAAATAATGCTGCAAATGAATTTGCTCATTATTTCAATAATGTAGATGCATTATTGATTGACGATATACATTTCTTTGCGGGCAAAACTGGAACTCAGGAAGTTTTTTTCCATCTTTTCAATCATTTGCAACAGCAGGGCAAGCAAATCGTCATGACTTCTGATAAATCGCCAAAAGATCTCAATGAGATAGAAGACCGGTTAATTAGCAGGTTCAAATGGGGACTCACCATAGAGTTAGGCAGTCCTGATTATGAAACGAGAATGGCTATTCTGCTCTCAAAAATGGAAAAACTCAATATTCAATTGCCTGAAAATGTGAGGGATTACTTGTGCCAAAACGTAAAAACGAATATCAGAGAAATTGAAGGTATGCTTATCAGTCTTATTGCCCAATCCAGTCTAAACAAAAGAGCGATAGACATTCCCCTTGCTGAAGAAATTTTACAAGAGTATTGTACTCAAATTATCCAAGGTATCAGCATGGAGGATATCATCAAAATCATTTGTGAGACTCAAAAAATCAATCCGGAACTGTTGATGAGCAGGTCCAGAAAAGGTAAAATTGTCCAATCCAGGCATCTCGCTATGTATTTTTGCCGAAAATATGTGGCCAATGTCAGCCTGAAAGCTATCGGGGATTATTTTGGTGGAAAAGACCATAGTACGGTAATCCACGCTTGCAAATCTGTAGAAAATATGCTTGTGACAGATCCGCTTTTAAAGAGCCTTGCTCAAGAAATTGAAAAGAAAATTGTAAAATCTTTGAGAGTAAAATAGTTTTTATAATTTTGCGGTCACTTTTGCTGAAGAGTAAAAGCAAATGATGGGTGGAAAGCAAATTATCAGGCATTCAACCGATCATCGAGGTGAGGTGGGTGAGTGGCTGAAACCAGCGGTTTGCTAAACCGCCGTACGCTGTTAAGGTGTACCGAGGGTTCAAATCCCTCCTTCACCGCTTACAGATCATAAATAATCAGAAGGGTCAATACCCACTATAAACCTTCTGAAATGGTAATAGCTTCATTGCAATACCAAATTTTTTCGGGGCGTAGCGCAGTCCGGTTAGCGCACCTGCTTTGGGAGCAGGGGGTCGAGAGTTCGAATCCCTCCGCCCCGACTCAAAAAGAGGAGTATCATAAGATGCTCCTTTTTTATTTTACCCAAATTTTGTATCTGTTATTGGGTGAATTAAATTTTCCTTCAACAAGCATAAAATTAAAATTCTGGATTAACCATCCAACTTACCCAATCGAATTGAAATAGTGCATATTCCGCTAAGAAGTATATACTTAGATCTTACCGAAAATTAAAATAAGCCGTGCCAATTGAAATTTAATACCGTCTGAACAGACTACTTTTCTTGACTAATGAGTCCGGACTATGTTATGAATTCAATTTTTGTAATTCAGAGATCAACTTAGAATTTGTAGTTGAAGAAACCGGCACCAATGGGAGCCGAAGATAATTGTCACAGAGCCCCAGAAAGTGTAATGCTGCTTTTATACCTGCGGGATTACCGTCGACATAAAGCCACTGATGCACGTCCATAAGGTTTAGATTTATTTTTGCAGCTGTAGTGTAGTTTCCCGCAAGAGCTGATCGAATTAAATCTGAAAACTGTCTTGGATAAGCATTTGCAATAACACTTATAACCCCATCTCCTCCAATAGCTACCAACCCAAGTGCCAGCGGGTCATCACCTGAAATTACATGAAAATGTGAGGGTTTGTGCTTAATTATTTTTGAAGCCTGAACCAGATCACCTGAAGCTTCTTTGATACCGCAAAAAATCGGGGAAGCGTGTGCCAAACGTAATGTGGTATCAGCTGTTAGATTTGAGCTGGTCCTTCCAGGTACATTATAAATGATAATAGGCATTGGACTTTGTTCGGCAAGTGCCATATAATGCCTAAAAATTCCTTCTTGTGAAGGTTTGTTGTAAGCAGGGCTGCTAGACAAGATAGCAGTCAATCCGGATGTGTCCAATGCTTTCATTTCTGCCAATAGTTCTGCCGTATTATTCCCTCCTATGCCGATCACAACCGGAACCCTAGCCGCTACCTGTTGAACTGTAAATCTCACCACTTGATCCTTTTCTTCCTGACTAAGTGTGACACTCTCTCCGGTTGTTCCTAAAGTCACTAAGTATTCCACTCCACCTGTAATGGTGTGTTCAATAATTCTTCCCAGAGCTTGAAAATCGATTTTTCCATTGCGATCGAAAGGGGTGACTAAAGCAACACCGGTACCTTTTAAAAATTGTAAATCT from Saprospiraceae bacterium includes these protein-coding regions:
- the dnaA gene encoding chromosomal replication initiator protein DnaA, which produces MVNQPVKIKTPIPSHDPQAVWDGILAEVKLQLEESEFTRWFSSIKPIKIENTSLTIEVPNQFVYERLESNYLDLLRKGIKKALGPTGKLEYKLVMQGIKQNNASSTIKNNSQNLEKIPLSAYNPFVIPGIRDYKIDSNLNENYTFDNFIEGDCNRVARQAGINITKNPGKLFNPLIAYGDTGLGKTHLAHAIGNGLLKNFPDFKVVYISTDKFTNQFILAVKNNAANEFAHYFNNVDALLIDDIHFFAGKTGTQEVFFHLFNHLQQQGKQIVMTSDKSPKDLNEIEDRLISRFKWGLTIELGSPDYETRMAILLSKMEKLNIQLPENVRDYLCQNVKTNIREIEGMLISLIAQSSLNKRAIDIPLAEEILQEYCTQIIQGISMEDIIKIICETQKINPELLMSRSRKGKIVQSRHLAMYFCRKYVANVSLKAIGDYFGGKDHSTVIHACKSVENMLVTDPLLKSLAQEIEKKIVKSLRVK
- a CDS encoding 4-hydroxy-tetrahydrodipicolinate synthase, with the protein product MADLQFLKGTGVALVTPFDRNGKIDFQALGRIIEHTITGGVEYLVTLGTTGESVTLSQEEKDQVVRFTVQQVAARVPVVIGIGGNNTAELLAEMKALDTSGLTAILSSSPAYNKPSQEGIFRHYMALAEQSPMPIIIYNVPGRTSSNLTADTTLRLAHASPIFCGIKEASGDLVQASKIIKHKPSHFHVISGDDPLALGLVAIGGDGVISVIANAYPRQFSDLIRSALAGNYTTAAKINLNLMDVHQWLYVDGNPAGIKAALHFLGLCDNYLRLPLVPVSSTTNSKLISELQKLNS